From the Clavibacter phaseoli genome, one window contains:
- a CDS encoding DUF2809 domain-containing protein gives MRHSGDVDAFVWDEPSMHPADGPASAAPVADPDVRLPDGLARRRIVALTALLAVVIAGMVVTHSDGRGLWPDVFYAAAIHLALIAVMPRVDTVVHGAAVLVWCTGIELLQITGWPAIWALHVPLCRLLIGTGFDPVDLAAYAAGVLLVLLVDRLLRVGRGVGGMG, from the coding sequence ATGCGCCATTCCGGGGATGTGGACGCGTTCGTCTGGGACGAGCCGTCGATGCACCCCGCCGACGGTCCCGCGAGCGCCGCGCCCGTCGCCGACCCGGACGTGCGCCTTCCCGACGGCCTCGCGCGCCGTCGGATCGTGGCGCTCACCGCGCTCCTCGCGGTCGTCATCGCCGGCATGGTCGTCACGCACTCCGACGGCCGCGGCCTGTGGCCGGACGTGTTCTACGCGGCCGCGATCCACCTGGCGCTCATCGCCGTGATGCCGCGGGTCGACACGGTCGTGCACGGCGCGGCCGTGCTGGTGTGGTGCACCGGGATCGAGCTGCTGCAGATCACCGGGTGGCCCGCGATCTGGGCCCTGCACGTGCCGCTGTGCCGCCTGCTGATCGGCACCGGCTTCGACCCCGTCGACCTCGCGGCCTACGCGGCCGGCGTGCTGCTCGTGCTCCTCGTCGACCGGCTGCTGCGGGTCGGCCGGGGCGTCGGCGGGATGGGCTAG
- a CDS encoding amidase domain-containing protein, whose amino-acid sequence MIADIRRRSILAAALAVPVTAVLAACTRQEPAPRATLGGGADGQPAASGSSPAVSAVEPATLSVSGGETVTLTGAGLSGATAVMFAGTAGTDLQVAGDGSVTVVAPRSTDYEDRSADIEVMAGDAPLTAATAAYAAQTPVDKQLQYALAHWDAYNLEEYGNFNPSGGDCVNFVSQSLIQRGWEMTTEWHNRGGGSDWTYAWIHVPTFDKWLAANASTLGVTRLELADRDKLKVGDIVIFDWNRNSSPDHTQIVSAIEPKDGGNVVKMVGHNLDNDYRDLDATITTEHPGAEVHFWSVA is encoded by the coding sequence GTGATCGCCGACATCCGCCGCCGCAGCATCCTCGCCGCCGCGCTCGCGGTCCCCGTGACCGCCGTCCTCGCCGCGTGCACCCGCCAGGAGCCCGCGCCGCGCGCGACCCTCGGCGGCGGCGCCGACGGACAGCCCGCCGCGTCCGGATCCTCGCCCGCCGTCTCCGCGGTCGAGCCCGCGACCCTCTCGGTCTCCGGCGGCGAGACCGTCACCCTCACGGGCGCCGGCCTCTCCGGCGCCACCGCCGTCATGTTCGCGGGCACCGCGGGCACCGACCTCCAGGTCGCGGGCGACGGATCCGTCACGGTCGTGGCGCCCCGCTCCACGGACTACGAGGACCGCTCCGCCGACATCGAAGTCATGGCCGGCGACGCGCCCCTCACCGCCGCGACCGCCGCGTACGCCGCCCAGACGCCCGTCGACAAGCAGCTCCAGTACGCGCTCGCGCACTGGGACGCCTACAACCTCGAGGAGTACGGGAACTTCAACCCGTCCGGCGGCGACTGCGTCAACTTCGTGAGCCAGAGCCTCATCCAGCGCGGCTGGGAGATGACGACGGAGTGGCACAACCGCGGCGGCGGATCCGACTGGACCTACGCGTGGATCCACGTGCCCACGTTCGACAAGTGGCTCGCGGCGAACGCGTCCACGCTCGGCGTGACGCGCCTCGAGCTGGCCGATCGGGACAAGCTGAAGGTCGGCGACATCGTCATCTTCGACTGGAACCGCAACTCCTCGCCCGACCACACGCAGATCGTCTCCGCCATCGAGCCGAAGGACGGCGGCAACGTCGTCAAGATGGTCGGCCACAACCTCGACAACGACTACCGCGACCTCGACGCGACCATCACCACGGAGCACCCGGGCGCCGAGGTCCACTTCTGGAGCGTCGCCTAG
- a CDS encoding GNAT family N-acetyltransferase, which yields MSVDVTHDPDGSRYTLWLDGERAGFADYLIQGDRIVFTHTEVDPAKRRGGLGGELVRAALDDVCGGTRTVVAACPFVAEWIDEHPDYRELLERG from the coding sequence ATGAGCGTCGACGTGACCCACGACCCCGACGGCTCGCGCTACACGCTGTGGCTCGACGGCGAGCGCGCGGGCTTCGCGGACTACCTGATCCAGGGCGATCGCATCGTCTTCACCCACACGGAGGTCGACCCCGCGAAGCGGCGCGGCGGCCTCGGCGGCGAGCTCGTGCGGGCCGCGCTCGACGACGTGTGCGGCGGGACGCGCACGGTCGTCGCCGCGTGCCCGTTCGTCGCGGAGTGGATCGACGAGCACCCCGACTACCGGGAGCTGCTCGAGCGCGGCTGA
- a CDS encoding lipoate--protein ligase family protein, which yields MHGEYKVPGGKLVVVDLDVTDGRISGFRLAGDFFLEPDDALEAIDGAVNGLPEDSDANAIAAAIRRALPPQAVLLGFSPEAVAVAIRRSLARATNWGDYEWEVIHDRAYRPVEQMALDQVLAEEVGAGRRNPTLRIWEWDQPAVVIGSFQSLRNEVDAEQAAAHGFDVVRRVSGGGAMYMEAGAVITYSIYAPVDLVQGMTFADSYAYLDEWVITALRSLGIDASYQPLNDITSPSGKIGGAAQKRLGAGAVLHHVTMSYDMDGEKMVQVLRIGREKISDKGITSAAKRVDPLRSQTGMSRADIIDRMKETFTGLYGGKPGQVTAEEWAKTRQLVDDKFSTPEWLTRVP from the coding sequence ATGCATGGTGAGTACAAGGTCCCCGGCGGCAAGCTCGTCGTGGTCGACCTGGACGTGACCGACGGCCGCATCTCCGGCTTCCGCCTCGCGGGCGACTTCTTCCTGGAGCCCGACGACGCGCTCGAGGCGATCGACGGCGCCGTCAACGGCCTCCCGGAGGACAGCGACGCGAACGCGATCGCCGCCGCCATCCGCCGCGCGCTCCCGCCGCAGGCCGTGCTCCTCGGCTTCTCGCCCGAGGCCGTCGCCGTCGCGATCCGCCGCTCGCTCGCGCGCGCCACGAACTGGGGCGACTACGAGTGGGAGGTCATCCACGACCGCGCCTACCGGCCCGTCGAGCAGATGGCCCTGGACCAGGTGCTCGCCGAGGAGGTCGGCGCCGGCCGCCGGAACCCCACGCTCCGCATCTGGGAGTGGGACCAGCCGGCCGTCGTCATCGGCAGCTTCCAGTCGCTCCGCAACGAGGTCGACGCCGAGCAGGCCGCCGCCCACGGCTTCGACGTCGTGCGCCGCGTCTCCGGCGGCGGCGCCATGTACATGGAGGCGGGCGCCGTCATCACGTACTCGATCTACGCCCCCGTCGACCTCGTGCAGGGCATGACCTTCGCGGACTCCTACGCCTACCTCGACGAGTGGGTGATCACCGCGCTCCGCTCGCTCGGCATCGACGCGTCGTACCAGCCGCTCAACGACATCACGAGCCCCAGCGGCAAGATCGGCGGCGCCGCCCAAAAGCGGCTGGGTGCCGGCGCCGTGCTGCACCACGTGACCATGAGCTACGACATGGACGGCGAGAAGATGGTGCAGGTGCTGCGCATCGGCCGCGAGAAGATCAGCGACAAGGGCATCACGAGCGCCGCCAAGCGCGTGGACCCGCTCCGCAGCCAGACCGGCATGAGCCGCGCGGACATCATCGACCGGATGAAGGAGACCTTCACGGGCCTCTACGGCGGGAAGCCCGGTCAGGTCACGGCCGAGGAGTGGGCGAAGACCCGGCAGCTGGTGGACGACAAGTTCTCGACGCCGGAGTGGCTCACGCGCGTCCCCTGA
- a CDS encoding Pr6Pr family membrane protein, with product MRITWAVVRLLTAAAVLVAVVSQYVVSSSYWRSIGVEGIWGKTLDFLLYFTIESNLLAAVVMGLGAVRLLRRAPAPGRGWTTLRLAATTYMVTTGIVYNLLLRGLPTIPGGSLPWSNEVLHVAVPLLVLLDWLLAPDRRALGYGAVGRVVVFPLAWVAVTLARGPFTGNEVTGAATYYPYPFLDPATGGGGYGTVAVWVVVIAALICGLTLLLTWAGRRASRPVEA from the coding sequence ATGCGCATCACCTGGGCGGTCGTCCGCCTCCTCACCGCCGCCGCCGTGCTGGTCGCGGTCGTCAGCCAGTACGTCGTGAGCTCCTCCTACTGGCGGAGCATCGGCGTGGAGGGGATCTGGGGCAAGACGCTCGACTTCCTCCTCTACTTCACGATCGAGTCGAACCTGCTCGCGGCCGTGGTCATGGGGCTCGGGGCCGTGCGGCTGCTGCGACGCGCGCCCGCGCCGGGACGCGGCTGGACCACGCTCCGACTGGCCGCGACCACGTACATGGTCACCACCGGGATCGTCTACAACCTGCTGCTGCGCGGGCTGCCGACCATCCCCGGCGGCAGCCTCCCCTGGTCGAACGAGGTGCTGCACGTGGCCGTGCCCCTGCTCGTGCTGCTCGACTGGCTGCTCGCGCCCGACCGCCGGGCGCTCGGCTACGGCGCCGTCGGCCGCGTCGTGGTCTTCCCGCTGGCGTGGGTCGCGGTCACGCTCGCGCGCGGGCCGTTCACGGGCAACGAGGTCACGGGCGCGGCGACCTACTACCCGTACCCCTTCCTGGATCCCGCGACGGGCGGCGGCGGGTACGGGACGGTCGCCGTCTGGGTCGTCGTCATCGCCGCGCTGATCTGCGGGCTGACGCTGCTCCTGACGTGGGCCGGACGCCGCGCGTCCCGCCCCGTGGAGGCCTGA
- a CDS encoding alpha-ketoglutarate-dependent dioxygenase AlkB — protein sequence MSIAFQASLFDDLQAEPGLGALGAEVERLDLGQGAWLDIRPGWVSDSDALFERLVEDVEWTADTRLMHGRTVEVPRLLSWFGPRATLPAPVLVEAREALNDHYDRPPGQVLETAGLCFYRTGDDSVAWHGDRVGRAIDRDTMVAIVSVGAARTLSLRPKGGGEVRRFPLGHGDLVVMGGSAQRTHEHAILKTQKAVGPRISIQFRPVWPA from the coding sequence ATGAGCATCGCGTTCCAGGCCTCCCTCTTCGACGACCTCCAGGCGGAGCCGGGCCTCGGCGCGCTCGGGGCGGAGGTCGAGCGGCTCGACCTCGGGCAGGGCGCGTGGCTCGACATCCGGCCCGGCTGGGTCAGCGACTCCGACGCGCTGTTCGAGCGCCTCGTGGAGGACGTGGAGTGGACGGCGGACACGCGGCTCATGCACGGTCGCACCGTCGAGGTGCCGCGGCTCCTGTCGTGGTTCGGGCCGCGCGCGACCCTGCCGGCGCCCGTGCTCGTCGAGGCGCGCGAGGCGCTCAACGACCACTACGACCGCCCGCCCGGGCAGGTGCTCGAGACCGCGGGGCTCTGCTTCTACCGCACGGGCGACGACAGCGTCGCCTGGCACGGCGACCGGGTGGGACGCGCCATCGACCGCGACACCATGGTCGCCATCGTCTCGGTGGGCGCCGCGCGCACGCTGTCGCTGCGACCGAAGGGCGGCGGCGAGGTGCGGCGGTTCCCCCTCGGGCACGGCGACCTCGTGGTCATGGGCGGCAGCGCGCAGCGCACCCACGAGCACGCCATCCTCAAGACGCAGAAGGCCGTCGGGCCGCGCATCAGCATCCAGTTCCGGCCGGTCTGGCCCGCCTGA
- a CDS encoding phosphocholine-specific phospholipase C has protein sequence MSTSKPEEHAPDVDLAAGVDAAPPLDASRPYRTGIRPGVSRRTVLLGGAAAIMAGVAAGSAAGAPGAATAAAATRRNLTRSIRDVEHVVILMQENRSFDHYYGTLPGVRGFGDKQAVELPGGGTVFAQPDASRVDGGRMLPFPLDSSRYNAQGAGGLDHSWKGGHQAWNQGAWDNWVVAKSEQTMGYFTKDDLPFHHALASAFTIADHYHCSLIGPTTPNRLYQWTGTIDPRGTAGGPAIDNPDDYAPVFAWTTYPERLREAGITWKTYANDEVGDEGTHPYVGDYGDNPLWLFQQYHDALASSDPATRQLALDGGLHDGWQPDSGKGLDVTHLLEEFGRDAAAGTLPQVSYVVAPYGWSEHPKASPDYGAHYTNAVIQALMSNPDTWARTVLLLNYDENDGYFDHQLPPLAEPGTADEYVDGLPIGYGTRVPLTVVSPWSRGGWVDSQVFDHTSVIRFLETWTGVHEPNISEWRRTISGDLTSCFDFAHPDFSIPSAREVLPMTATQALVAAADADMAKPPVREPAVGAQRMPEQEDGAMRHRPLPYRQDADVSVDRASGRVTLTMRNRGRQGVSHQVFPNIALPFASTPFTVAPRGTAAYAWDSAAHAGAYDFSVYGPDRFLRRFAGTVVAAGKADVPVPRVTAETIPGGKGLLRLTLVNDGSPSARFALTADDFITRERHETVKPGRSATVDWRVDEWGYYDVVVTAEGGFRHRYAGRVE, from the coding sequence GTGAGCACCTCCAAGCCCGAAGAGCACGCCCCCGACGTCGACCTCGCGGCCGGCGTCGACGCCGCGCCGCCGCTCGACGCCTCCCGCCCCTACCGCACCGGGATCCGCCCGGGCGTCAGCCGCCGCACCGTCCTGCTCGGCGGCGCGGCCGCGATCATGGCCGGCGTCGCCGCGGGATCCGCCGCCGGGGCGCCCGGCGCCGCGACGGCCGCCGCGGCCACCCGCCGGAACCTCACCCGCAGCATCCGCGACGTCGAGCACGTCGTGATCCTCATGCAGGAGAACCGCTCGTTCGACCACTACTACGGCACCCTCCCGGGCGTCCGCGGCTTCGGCGACAAGCAGGCCGTGGAGCTCCCCGGCGGCGGCACCGTCTTCGCGCAGCCCGACGCGAGCCGGGTCGACGGCGGCCGCATGCTGCCCTTCCCGCTCGACTCGTCCCGCTACAACGCGCAGGGAGCCGGCGGCCTCGACCACTCCTGGAAGGGCGGGCACCAGGCCTGGAACCAGGGCGCCTGGGACAACTGGGTCGTCGCGAAGAGCGAGCAGACCATGGGCTACTTCACGAAGGACGACCTCCCCTTCCACCACGCGCTCGCCTCCGCCTTCACGATCGCGGACCACTACCACTGCTCGCTCATCGGCCCGACGACCCCCAACCGCCTCTACCAGTGGACCGGGACGATCGACCCCCGCGGGACGGCTGGCGGACCGGCCATCGACAACCCCGACGACTACGCCCCCGTCTTCGCCTGGACCACGTACCCCGAGCGCCTGCGGGAGGCCGGGATCACCTGGAAGACGTACGCGAACGACGAGGTCGGCGACGAGGGGACGCACCCCTACGTGGGCGACTACGGCGACAACCCGCTGTGGCTGTTCCAGCAGTACCACGACGCGCTCGCGTCCTCGGATCCCGCGACGCGCCAGCTCGCGCTCGACGGCGGGCTCCACGACGGGTGGCAGCCCGACTCCGGCAAGGGCCTCGACGTCACGCACCTGCTCGAGGAGTTCGGCCGCGACGCCGCGGCGGGCACGCTGCCGCAGGTGTCGTACGTCGTGGCGCCGTACGGCTGGAGCGAGCACCCGAAGGCCAGCCCCGACTACGGCGCGCACTACACGAACGCCGTGATCCAGGCGCTCATGAGCAACCCGGACACCTGGGCGCGCACGGTGCTCCTCCTCAACTACGACGAGAACGACGGCTACTTCGACCACCAGCTGCCGCCGCTCGCCGAGCCCGGCACGGCCGACGAGTACGTCGACGGCCTGCCCATCGGCTACGGCACGCGCGTGCCGCTCACGGTGGTGTCGCCCTGGAGCCGCGGGGGCTGGGTCGACTCGCAGGTGTTCGACCACACCTCGGTGATCCGCTTCCTCGAGACCTGGACGGGCGTGCACGAGCCCAACATCTCCGAGTGGCGGCGCACGATCTCGGGCGACCTCACGTCGTGCTTCGACTTCGCGCACCCGGACTTCTCGATCCCGTCGGCCCGGGAGGTGCTGCCGATGACCGCCACGCAGGCGCTCGTCGCGGCCGCCGACGCCGACATGGCGAAGCCGCCGGTGCGCGAGCCCGCCGTGGGCGCGCAGCGGATGCCCGAGCAGGAGGACGGCGCCATGCGGCACCGCCCGCTCCCCTACCGGCAGGACGCGGACGTCTCCGTCGACCGCGCGAGCGGCCGGGTCACGCTGACGATGCGCAACCGCGGCCGACAGGGCGTCTCGCACCAGGTGTTCCCGAACATCGCGCTGCCGTTCGCGTCGACGCCCTTCACCGTGGCGCCGCGCGGGACGGCCGCCTACGCGTGGGACAGCGCCGCGCATGCGGGCGCCTACGACTTCAGCGTCTACGGGCCGGACCGGTTCCTCCGCCGCTTCGCCGGCACGGTGGTCGCGGCGGGGAAGGCCGACGTGCCCGTGCCCCGGGTCACGGCCGAGACGATCCCGGGCGGCAAGGGCCTCCTGCGGCTCACGCTCGTGAACGACGGGAGCCCCTCGGCGCGCTTCGCGCTCACGGCCGACGACTTCATCACGCGCGAGCGGCACGAGACGGTGAAGCCCGGACGGAGCGCGACGGTCGACTGGCGCGTGGACGAATGGGGCTACTACGACGTGGTGGTCACCGCCGAGGGCGGCTTCCGCCACCGGTACGCGGGTCGCGTGGAGTAG
- a CDS encoding helix-turn-helix domain-containing protein codes for MNQRQAAVSRARREIVEAAGAQFAAHGYEGTSFSRVAEAMGKPKSAIGYHLFASKERLAGAVVEDQEDRWLRIEAALDRPGALPELVVFLLTAARTVEVCPVAAGAIRLLQDMPRLGLAVERRFDVWRFTRAHLEAELAVQGVRVADLDAVVDVLLSATFGVLSYRSPSAPDGDQLERLRGLWIPLLTQLGLADAEVVVRAARPLDLALVEEGRPDASEAHLGPARGDADDASADRDRARA; via the coding sequence ATGAACCAGCGGCAGGCGGCGGTCTCCCGGGCTCGGCGCGAGATCGTCGAGGCGGCGGGCGCGCAGTTCGCGGCCCACGGCTACGAGGGCACGTCGTTCTCGCGGGTGGCCGAGGCGATGGGCAAGCCGAAGTCCGCCATCGGGTACCACCTCTTCGCGTCCAAGGAGCGCCTCGCGGGCGCGGTCGTCGAGGACCAGGAGGACCGCTGGCTCCGCATCGAGGCGGCGCTCGACCGTCCGGGCGCGCTGCCCGAGCTCGTCGTCTTCCTCCTCACCGCCGCGCGCACGGTCGAGGTCTGCCCGGTCGCCGCCGGCGCCATCCGCCTCCTGCAGGACATGCCGCGCCTCGGCCTCGCCGTCGAGCGCCGCTTCGACGTGTGGCGGTTCACCCGGGCCCACCTGGAGGCGGAGCTCGCGGTCCAGGGCGTCCGCGTCGCCGACCTCGACGCCGTCGTGGACGTGCTGCTCAGCGCGACCTTCGGCGTGCTCTCGTACCGTTCGCCCAGCGCGCCGGACGGGGACCAGCTCGAGCGGCTGCGCGGCCTCTGGATCCCGCTGCTCACCCAGCTGGGGCTCGCCGACGCCGAGGTCGTCGTGCGCGCCGCCCGACCGCTCGACCTGGCGCTCGTGGAGGAGGGCCGCCCGGATGCGTCGGAGGCGCACCTCGGGCCGGCGCGCGGCGACGCGGACGACGCCTCCGCGGATCGGGACCGCGCCCGCGCCTGA
- a CDS encoding S53 family peptidase encodes MPSRPSSLPPVTAHGPAERPPTEGRIRALARYPQSRRARAVALGTGAVALVAVAALVANALTGTGSASADASASADPAVARAASGLRALDGSAPSWPAAASPARIGDAPDDATVALTVLLDPARPDAAPAVAAWLRDRGLDVGDARGEVSALPVSGTLALASRAFDTAFARFRVDGREVVAPERTLAVPAALDAVRGVAGTVQGDVLMPTDAEADDAQAPADAHATDAASPVPAPIPGQASGGSPASSADDGTCAAWWGQRLTDAWPASVDVAHRSNSLCGYGPAQLRRVDDVPAEDRGAGATIAIVAAYDDPDTQADTDTYSRAVGEPAFTAGQYRDHPSASPRTGICGGPTAWTDEQHLDVQAVHAMAPDAAVSYWGADDCTSTSLYTRILDAAEDGPDVISLSFGAMEGLDTADDRELLNRVLVEAAARDVSVFASTGNDGDYSGVGDHGGNATVASPASSPYVTAVGATSTGLAEDGSIAVEAGWETETRFARNGALIPPGFAFGAGGGQSAEYARPTWQADRLAVAGTGRLLPDVASLGDPETGFITYGPHKGRTEYAAHGGTSLATPMVASMVAISKAVTGRRFGLASPWLSALMGTSALRDVQPASAATWSPRGPSAGALWPETLFMWDTGRQGLRSAPGWDDVTGAGVPAGRAFIEGLGAGAAR; translated from the coding sequence ATGCCCTCACGCCCCTCGTCCCTCCCACCCGTCACGGCCCACGGGCCCGCTGAGCGCCCGCCGACGGAGGGCCGGATCCGCGCCCTCGCCCGATACCCGCAGTCACGTCGCGCACGCGCCGTCGCGCTCGGCACGGGCGCCGTCGCCCTCGTGGCCGTCGCGGCGCTCGTCGCGAACGCCCTGACCGGCACCGGATCCGCGTCCGCCGACGCGTCCGCGTCGGCCGACCCGGCTGTCGCCCGCGCCGCCTCCGGCCTCCGCGCGCTCGACGGGTCGGCCCCGTCGTGGCCCGCCGCCGCGTCCCCTGCCCGCATCGGCGACGCACCGGACGACGCGACCGTCGCGCTCACGGTGCTGCTGGATCCGGCTCGCCCCGACGCCGCGCCCGCCGTGGCGGCATGGCTGCGCGACCGCGGCCTCGACGTGGGCGACGCGCGCGGCGAGGTGTCGGCGCTGCCCGTCTCCGGCACGCTGGCGCTCGCCTCGCGCGCCTTCGACACCGCGTTCGCCCGGTTCCGCGTCGACGGCCGGGAGGTCGTCGCCCCCGAGCGGACCCTCGCCGTGCCGGCCGCCCTCGACGCCGTGCGCGGCGTCGCCGGCACCGTGCAGGGCGACGTGCTGATGCCGACGGACGCCGAGGCCGACGACGCGCAGGCGCCCGCCGACGCGCACGCGACCGACGCCGCGAGCCCCGTGCCGGCGCCGATCCCCGGGCAGGCATCCGGCGGATCCCCCGCCTCGTCCGCCGACGACGGCACGTGCGCCGCCTGGTGGGGTCAGCGCCTCACCGACGCGTGGCCCGCGTCCGTCGACGTGGCCCACCGCTCGAACTCGCTCTGCGGCTACGGCCCGGCCCAGCTGCGGCGCGTGGACGACGTCCCCGCCGAGGACCGCGGCGCGGGCGCGACCATCGCGATCGTCGCCGCCTACGACGACCCGGACACCCAGGCCGACACCGACACCTACTCCCGCGCGGTCGGCGAGCCCGCCTTCACGGCCGGCCAGTACCGCGACCACCCGTCCGCCTCGCCGCGCACCGGCATCTGCGGCGGCCCCACGGCCTGGACCGACGAGCAGCACCTCGACGTGCAGGCCGTCCACGCGATGGCGCCCGACGCCGCGGTCTCCTACTGGGGCGCCGACGACTGCACGAGCACGAGCCTCTACACGAGGATCCTCGACGCGGCCGAGGACGGGCCCGACGTGATCAGCCTCTCCTTCGGCGCGATGGAGGGCCTCGACACCGCCGACGACCGCGAGCTGCTGAACCGGGTGCTCGTGGAGGCCGCGGCCCGCGACGTGTCGGTCTTCGCCTCGACCGGGAACGACGGCGACTACAGCGGCGTCGGCGACCACGGCGGGAACGCCACCGTGGCGTCGCCCGCGTCGAGCCCGTACGTCACCGCGGTCGGCGCGACCAGCACCGGCCTCGCCGAGGACGGATCCATCGCCGTCGAGGCGGGCTGGGAGACGGAGACGCGCTTCGCCCGCAACGGCGCCCTGATCCCGCCGGGCTTCGCGTTCGGCGCGGGCGGCGGCCAGTCGGCCGAGTACGCGCGTCCCACGTGGCAGGCCGACCGGCTCGCCGTCGCGGGCACCGGCCGGCTCCTGCCGGACGTGGCCTCGCTCGGGGATCCGGAAACGGGCTTCATCACCTACGGCCCGCACAAGGGCCGCACCGAGTACGCGGCGCACGGCGGCACGAGCCTCGCGACGCCGATGGTCGCCTCCATGGTGGCGATCTCGAAGGCCGTGACCGGCCGCCGCTTCGGGCTCGCGAGCCCCTGGCTCTCCGCGCTGATGGGCACGAGCGCGCTGCGCGACGTGCAGCCCGCGTCCGCCGCGACATGGTCGCCGCGCGGCCCGTCGGCGGGGGCGCTGTGGCCCGAGACGCTCTTCATGTGGGACACGGGGAGGCAGGGGCTGCGCTCCGCCCCCGGCTGGGACGACGTGACCGGGGCCGGCGTGCCCGCGGGTCGCGCGTTCATCGAGGGCCTCGGCGCGGGAGCCGCGCGATGA